One part of the Capra hircus breed San Clemente chromosome 4, ASM170441v1, whole genome shotgun sequence genome encodes these proteins:
- the LOC108635853 gene encoding uncharacterized protein LOC108635853, with translation MAAGPATAALRAQARPAIAQSGQASSAVAAPFLLIGGAQGPAPGLARRRGGSWRSWPKGAVCSPPDPSGRGAAAHCRVRPRRRQVAGGRGLESGRRPRARWFCCCCEEGPGPFKPENAGRKCVTGGSPGTRPSRSCRRTPPPAVACSRHLGPNFGCPGSHLDASSPPGQTIPSAPLLQKHLGLSTSTFCFDHTPKTWEVLLHR, from the coding sequence ATGGCCGCGGGTCCTGCCACCGCTGCCCTCCGCGCCCAAGCACGGCCAGCGATCGCACAGTCTGGCCAAGCGTCCTCGGCGGTGGCCGCACCCTTCCTGCTGATCGGCGGCGCCCAGGGTCCGGCCCCGGGTCTCGCGAGGCGGCGCGGTGGCAGCTGGAGAAGTTGGCCGAAGGGCGCGGTCTGCTCTCCGCCCGACCCCTCGGGCAGGGGAGCCGCGGCTCACTGCCGGGTGCGGCCGAGGCGGCGGCAGGTGGCAGGAGGGCGGGGACTAGAGTCGGGGCGCCGGCCGCGAGCGcgctggttttgttgttgttgtgaagAAGGTCCGGGTCCCTTTAAGCCGGAAAACGCAGGGCGGAAATGCGTCACGGGCGGCTCGCCCGGCACGCGGCCCTCCAGGTCCTGTCGGCGCACCCCGCCGCCCGCCGTGGCTTGCTCCCGACACCTTGGGCCAAATTTTGGGTGTCCCGGAAGCCACTTGGATGCGTCGAGCCCGCCAGGGCAGACCATTCCCTCCGCCCCGCTTCTCCAGAAGCACTTGGGCCTTAGCACTAGCACATTCTGTTTTGACCACACCCCGAAGACTTGGGAAGTGTTGCTCCATCGTTAG